The following proteins are encoded in a genomic region of Mycoplasmopsis columbinasalis:
- the rpmI gene encoding 50S ribosomal protein L35, whose protein sequence is MSKMKTKSALKKRIKVTGTGKVMREQAYRSHLAQNKTTKQKRQARKRALMHASDLKRFKALFK, encoded by the coding sequence ATGTCAAAAATGAAGACCAAAAGTGCTCTTAAAAAGAGGATCAAAGTTACAGGAACTGGTAAAGTTATGCGTGAACAAGCTTACCGTTCACACTTAGCTCAAAACAAAACCACTAAACAAAAGCGTCAAGCTCGTAAACGTGCACTCATGCATGCTTCAGACTTAAAAAGATTTAAAGCTTTATTCAAATAG
- the rplJ gene encoding 50S ribosomal protein L10, with protein MSAVKESALRLAKKEIVKEIVNKLQTAKSLVTAEYRGLTVAELTKLRRLAKKNNIDIKVYKNRLFKLAAQELGYSDLSEHLVGPNIFAFGVEDELAPYKLLANFAKENKIFVNKAGLFEGKVVNAQGVAEIATLPNYQEALTILARSLMGGLQQLSLSLKLVSEKKEA; from the coding sequence ATGTCAGCAGTTAAAGAATCAGCTTTAAGATTAGCAAAAAAAGAAATTGTTAAAGAAATTGTTAACAAACTACAAACAGCAAAATCATTAGTTACAGCTGAATATCGTGGTTTAACAGTTGCGGAATTAACTAAACTTCGTAGACTTGCTAAGAAAAATAACATTGACATCAAAGTTTATAAAAACAGATTGTTCAAGTTAGCAGCTCAAGAACTTGGTTATTCTGATTTAAGCGAACACTTAGTTGGACCAAACATTTTTGCTTTTGGCGTTGAAGATGAACTTGCACCTTACAAATTACTTGCTAACTTTGCAAAAGAAAACAAAATTTTTGTAAACAAAGCCGGTTTATTCGAAGGTAAAGTTGTTAATGCACAAGGCGTGGCAGAAATTGCAACTTTACCAAACTACCAAGAAGCACTTACCATTCTTGCTCGTTCATTGATGGGTGGTCTTCAACAACTTTCTCTTTCACTTAAATTAGTGAGTGAAAAGAAAGAAGCTTAA
- the pyk gene encoding pyruvate kinase has translation MQSIYKKSKLIVTVGPASDNYETLKSLVLAGATCVRANFSHGTHEEQSKKFELAKQVAKDLNVPVSLMLDTKGPEIRIGKMKDDGVEIPANAVINLHTSSEDYESLVGNSTDISVQYDMSKDLKEGDLVLFDDGKLTSRVIYVEENFVQVKTENAHFLKTNKRINLPGVEFSLPFLSQKDIDDVLFGIKIGVNYVAASFVNTAQNIQELRKLLDENGGENIQIIAKIESVLGVKNIYQIIAACDGIMVARGDLGLEIPYYDVPYVQKQIIKKCRKVGKPVIVATQMLDSMENNLSPTRAEVNDVYGAIYAQADSTMLSGESASGKYPEKATEVMKRIQLRAEEEFLAEAKTETRDVKTNPIDFKDLAKLSYVDDNLKLIVVKSQTNANVFELSKQRPNAIISHLVNPETIAKYSNWAGEFGISYGVWTNQNAELYNQFAVSDEFVNLMRQQFELTADDKVALVDENGVINLK, from the coding sequence ATGCAATCTATTTATAAAAAAAGTAAGCTTATTGTAACTGTTGGCCCAGCTTCTGATAACTATGAAACTTTGAAGTCATTAGTTTTAGCAGGCGCTACTTGTGTTCGTGCTAATTTTAGCCATGGCACTCACGAGGAGCAAAGCAAAAAATTTGAATTAGCTAAACAAGTTGCCAAAGATTTAAATGTTCCAGTTTCATTGATGCTTGACACCAAAGGCCCTGAAATTAGAATCGGAAAAATGAAAGACGATGGTGTTGAAATTCCAGCTAATGCTGTTATTAATTTACATACTTCGAGTGAAGATTATGAAAGTTTAGTAGGCAATTCAACTGATATTAGTGTTCAATACGATATGTCGAAAGACTTAAAAGAAGGTGATTTAGTTCTTTTTGATGATGGTAAATTAACATCAAGAGTAATTTATGTCGAAGAAAATTTTGTGCAAGTAAAAACAGAAAATGCACACTTTTTAAAAACAAACAAAAGAATTAATTTGCCAGGAGTTGAATTTTCATTGCCATTTTTAAGTCAAAAAGATATTGATGATGTGCTTTTTGGAATTAAGATTGGTGTAAATTATGTTGCGGCGTCATTTGTTAACACTGCGCAAAATATTCAAGAATTAAGAAAATTACTTGATGAAAATGGTGGCGAAAACATTCAAATTATTGCCAAAATTGAAAGCGTATTGGGTGTCAAAAACATTTACCAAATCATTGCTGCTTGTGACGGAATTATGGTTGCGCGTGGTGACTTAGGACTTGAAATCCCTTATTACGATGTGCCTTATGTTCAAAAACAAATTATTAAAAAATGTCGTAAGGTTGGAAAACCTGTGATTGTGGCAACTCAAATGCTTGATTCAATGGAAAATAATTTATCGCCAACACGTGCTGAAGTGAACGATGTTTATGGCGCAATTTATGCACAAGCTGATTCAACTATGTTATCAGGTGAGAGCGCTTCAGGTAAATATCCTGAAAAAGCAACCGAAGTAATGAAAAGAATTCAACTAAGAGCTGAAGAAGAATTTTTAGCTGAGGCTAAAACTGAAACTCGTGATGTTAAAACTAATCCAATTGATTTTAAAGATCTTGCAAAGCTTTCTTATGTTGATGATAACTTAAAACTTATTGTAGTCAAATCTCAAACTAATGCAAATGTATTTGAACTTAGTAAACAAAGACCAAATGCAATTATTTCTCATTTAGTTAATCCAGAAACAATTGCTAAATACTCTAACTGAGCTGGCGAATTTGGAATTTCTTATGGTGTGTGAACCAACCAAAATGCGGAACTTTATAATCAATTCGCTGTAAGTGATGAATTTGTGAACTTGATGCGTCAACAATTTGAGTTAACTGCCGATGATAAGGTTGCTTTAGTTGATGAAAACGGCGTAATCAATTTAAAATAA
- the infC gene encoding translation initiation factor IF-3, which produces MINENIPFKKVFVIGEDGEKIGVLDTRQAIEMAKEQKLDLVLISTEPKPIARVLNYGKFKYERKKKQKAAKEKQTIIQNRQIRLTPLIGIHDLNVKSKKAREFLLDGDRIKVSLKFRGRELARQELGHQTLQKFYESLADIADITKEATLVNDRFLDMYLQPNKTKVAKYKKENNLVDKSTTNTEARVNNNQEQVETETEE; this is translated from the coding sequence ATCATTAATGAAAACATTCCGTTTAAAAAAGTGTTTGTGATTGGCGAAGATGGTGAAAAAATTGGCGTGCTCGACACACGTCAAGCAATTGAAATGGCTAAGGAACAAAAACTCGATTTAGTTTTAATTAGTACCGAGCCTAAACCAATTGCCAGAGTTTTAAATTATGGTAAATTCAAATATGAACGTAAAAAGAAGCAAAAAGCTGCCAAGGAAAAACAAACTATTATTCAAAATCGTCAAATTCGCTTAACGCCACTCATTGGCATTCACGATTTGAATGTTAAGAGTAAGAAAGCTAGAGAATTTTTACTTGACGGTGACAGAATTAAAGTTAGTTTGAAGTTTCGCGGACGTGAACTTGCTCGTCAAGAGTTAGGTCACCAAACCCTGCAAAAATTTTATGAATCTTTAGCAGATATTGCTGATATTACCAAAGAAGCAACTTTAGTCAACGACAGATTTTTAGATATGTATTTACAACCTAACAAAACTAAAGTTGCTAAGTATAAAAAAGAAAATAACTTAGTAGATAAATCAACTACAAATACCGAAGCAAGAGTTAACAATAATCAAGAACAAGTTGAAACCGAAACAGAAGAATAA
- a CDS encoding AAA family ATPase translates to MKLIKVEAHGFKSFADPIALKFDGGVAGIIGPNGSGKSNINDAIKWVLGERSAKELRGDNMEDVIFAGSKTAKPMNKAEVTLTFDNRDSNNNIPHGIITISRVLERGNGTNTYYLNGEVCRQKDIKDIAMETGIGKSSLAIISQGTVSDIAEATAEERMGIFEEAAGVSKYKFRKKEAIAKLEKAEIGLEKICLVIAEIEKKLVPLRRQAEKAKVFIAKSEELKQIEVGLLVDNIQHYGNLYETYNTELDGVIETKTDLEARITQLEAKINQSEGMKAIEETELRKLDKELNEVKTRFNNLELILARQEERHRLIATGQAQENHEEQVLSYKALLETNANRLKAINKDIASIEAKIEENNKLIETYLAELNNLSISINKKVGEITKIETHLNTFRQQRESGSLMNKGTKVILESRNVFGKGVKGTVADLIHVDLQYVPAINAILGNSVQNLVVDKSETAVKAVNFLKNNNGGRATFIPLGSIAPKSVRDDLVLAIQGHPGFVGIASELTQCSIEYDVLNKFLLGNVIVASDIESANSIANVLERRYMVVTLEGDIVRVGGVITGGTQAAVQTILGLDEKIKELETVLPGIREAKNNLETKHNEINNYRHSAFELASQYKQQLHTLLVNRNSVQQIFDEFSVKYRELANQTIDLESVSQTIQSEEATYEDLRSQILALETQVKVRTESIVRLAADIKFFNTNRADFQASLNKLNSSFAKKMADKDKSKYILDQSRERLATQYKMTYEMAAQSYKLEMNREQATEIVNQLRSEIEALGSVNLESLEALVEEENRFAELSKEEKELSEAKQTFETAIAEMDKIIITRLKNIVTDVNDEFNNVFKSMFGGGNARLYFDNPNNILESGVEIEAQPPGKSVKNLKLFSGGEKSLIAISLLFGILKARPLPLCILDEVEAALDEANVVRYAEYLQALKEKTQFLVITHRHGTMSRVDTLFGATMQTRGVTSFFSLKLEDAKKLVADEQKDFNDLEKGTKAQLSAETPDQPVTPSEELDFELS, encoded by the coding sequence ATGAAATTAATAAAAGTCGAAGCACACGGGTTCAAATCCTTCGCTGATCCAATTGCACTTAAATTTGATGGTGGTGTTGCTGGGATTATTGGACCAAATGGCTCAGGAAAATCAAACATTAACGATGCAATTAAATGGGTTTTAGGTGAACGTAGTGCAAAAGAATTACGTGGCGATAACATGGAAGATGTTATCTTTGCCGGTTCAAAAACTGCTAAACCTATGAACAAAGCAGAAGTTACACTTACTTTTGATAATCGTGATTCAAACAATAACATTCCGCACGGCATTATTACCATCAGTAGAGTTTTGGAAAGAGGCAATGGCACAAATACGTATTACTTAAATGGTGAAGTTTGTCGTCAAAAAGATATTAAAGATATCGCGATGGAAACTGGAATTGGTAAAAGTTCGTTAGCTATTATTTCGCAAGGAACAGTTAGCGACATTGCCGAGGCCACCGCTGAAGAAAGAATGGGTATTTTTGAGGAAGCTGCCGGAGTTTCAAAATATAAATTTAGAAAAAAAGAAGCAATTGCTAAATTAGAAAAAGCTGAAATTGGTTTGGAAAAAATTTGTTTAGTAATTGCGGAAATAGAAAAGAAACTTGTTCCATTACGTCGTCAAGCTGAAAAAGCAAAAGTTTTCATTGCTAAAAGTGAAGAATTAAAACAAATTGAAGTTGGTTTGTTAGTTGATAACATTCAACACTATGGAAATCTTTACGAAACATACAACACAGAACTTGATGGTGTCATCGAAACTAAAACTGATTTAGAAGCAAGAATTACTCAACTTGAAGCCAAAATCAACCAATCAGAAGGTATGAAGGCCATCGAAGAAACTGAATTACGAAAACTCGATAAAGAACTCAACGAAGTGAAAACTCGTTTCAACAATCTTGAGTTGATTTTAGCTCGTCAGGAAGAACGTCACCGTTTAATTGCCACCGGACAAGCGCAAGAAAACCACGAAGAACAAGTTCTTTCGTACAAAGCTTTACTTGAAACTAACGCCAACAGATTGAAAGCAATCAACAAAGATATTGCTAGCATCGAAGCTAAAATTGAAGAAAACAACAAATTAATTGAAACTTATTTAGCAGAACTCAATAATTTAAGCATTTCGATTAATAAAAAAGTCGGTGAAATTACCAAAATTGAAACGCACTTGAACACTTTTAGACAACAAAGAGAAAGTGGTTCTTTGATGAACAAGGGTACAAAAGTAATCCTTGAAAGTCGCAATGTTTTTGGCAAGGGTGTTAAAGGTACGGTAGCCGACTTAATTCACGTTGATTTACAATATGTACCAGCCATTAACGCAATTTTAGGTAACTCAGTCCAAAATCTTGTCGTTGACAAATCAGAAACTGCGGTAAAAGCTGTTAACTTTTTAAAAAATAATAATGGTGGTCGTGCAACTTTCATTCCATTAGGCTCAATTGCGCCTAAGTCGGTACGTGATGACTTGGTCTTAGCAATTCAAGGGCATCCAGGTTTTGTGGGCATTGCTTCAGAATTAACTCAATGTAGTATTGAATATGATGTTTTAAACAAGTTTTTACTTGGAAACGTCATTGTGGCTAGTGATATCGAAAGTGCTAACTCAATTGCAAATGTACTTGAACGTCGTTACATGGTAGTTACGCTCGAAGGCGACATTGTGCGTGTTGGTGGTGTGATTACCGGTGGTACACAAGCTGCTGTGCAAACAATTTTAGGACTTGACGAAAAAATTAAAGAACTCGAAACAGTCTTGCCTGGTATTCGCGAGGCTAAAAACAACCTCGAAACCAAACACAATGAAATCAACAACTATCGTCACAGTGCCTTTGAACTTGCCTCACAATACAAACAACAATTACACACTTTATTAGTTAATCGCAACTCTGTACAACAAATTTTTGACGAATTTAGTGTTAAATACCGTGAATTAGCCAACCAAACTATCGACTTAGAATCTGTCAGTCAAACCATCCAAAGTGAAGAAGCAACTTATGAAGACTTACGTAGTCAAATTTTGGCGCTCGAAACACAAGTGAAAGTACGCACTGAATCCATTGTGCGTTTAGCTGCTGATATTAAATTCTTTAATACTAACAGAGCTGACTTCCAGGCTAGTTTAAACAAACTCAACAGTTCGTTTGCTAAAAAAATGGCTGACAAAGATAAGTCAAAATACATTTTGGACCAATCACGTGAAAGATTGGCAACACAATACAAAATGACTTATGAAATGGCAGCACAGTCATATAAACTAGAAATGAACCGTGAACAAGCTACCGAAATTGTGAATCAATTGCGCAGCGAAATCGAAGCACTTGGTTCAGTCAACCTTGAGAGCTTAGAAGCCCTAGTTGAAGAAGAAAACAGATTCGCGGAATTATCAAAAGAAGAAAAAGAACTTTCGGAAGCAAAACAAACTTTTGAAACTGCCATTGCGGAAATGGACAAAATTATTATTACGCGTCTCAAAAACATTGTGACTGATGTAAATGACGAATTTAATAATGTCTTCAAAAGTATGTTTGGCGGTGGTAATGCCCGCCTTTACTTTGACAACCCTAACAACATCTTAGAATCTGGTGTGGAAATTGAAGCGCAACCTCCAGGTAAAAGTGTTAAAAACCTTAAACTTTTCTCAGGTGGTGAAAAATCACTGATTGCAATTTCACTCTTGTTTGGAATCCTCAAAGCACGCCCACTCCCATTGTGTATTCTTGACGAAGTAGAAGCTGCTTTAGACGAAGCTAACGTCGTACGTTATGCTGAATACTTGCAAGCACTCAAAGAAAAAACTCAGTTCTTAGTCATTACCCACCGGCACGGGACAATGAGTAGAGTCGACACTTTGTTTGGTGCTACAATGCAAACTCGGGGTGTGACTTCCTTCTTTAGTTTAAAACTTGAAGATGCCAAAAAACTTGTTGCTGATGAGCAAAAAGATTTTAATGACTTGGAAAAAGGAACCAAAGCCCAACTTAGTGCTGAAACTCCAGACCAACCAGTAACTCCAAGTGAAGAACTTGACTTTGAACTTTCTTAA
- a CDS encoding UU173 family protein, protein MKTLSSDKKPIIIGYKQYLNSFISQPYFIWERKDEQQNLIIPPVDANGFELYEKTNFEQNKLTFWEEFADLDSDEDGEFDGEISNLKLDFDDFLEELTPEDTWDYTQRSNKKIYDDLFAQAKTFMLEEVFHANKDSAKTINTMQTAEKVAAEMAQLMADDQVRYIFNPVLIYPYNIGKYDDEFVLKSNLFAYDKEKREAYLIRYKASNSVEDYLKVNWCYEVANRLNFRIDSFKMLLFDNSVRFTKRGKVSYLITSAANANKTAKNKSFLSGKKQDPELLRKAMYAINTGLFYTSEFVNHPLTFKHAVIEGKPLKPYRLKAKTTECIFTNGGEDYNEEGAFGDFDTQVQKIISGYYTLLPQYSNNKNEIAMPNDFHKVYGSQKDAKKQIIAQYLGVNNFYSFGTLKRITNALTQDQLDELKNIIQNLKKRENFFSETALTLLSQYFKKDKKYVWYDYEGVSSVAPILDNMLHYQQVTNQVSIIRTINGKIISEEKKIADNIVKDPKNLDLADLVDNILKVYSNRADYYVVYNKSYENTRNLDIFHAVDRTFALNKDHDLIKKIKDLGINSPLDLAAIVEHIQNHTLDLMDFLKQTPAANQFCFPINSDLINYENRTKNDIVLKLPKTKTEFQKNKSINLEFYDVTSKGFAVSTFFLYELLGKKSIKSIEKLITKNNLKLKYSEYFKEYKNLDVRNGSMAMTLANNRYLGLIGDNEWGANVVQLQEYCQNDVVAMLVTFSFFETIIADVFPRIKDYAYKLNKDDVIKFNPETFDVEIVDR, encoded by the coding sequence ATGAAAACATTGAGTTCAGATAAAAAACCAATCATAATTGGTTACAAACAGTATTTAAACTCTTTTATTTCTCAACCATACTTTATTTGAGAACGTAAAGACGAACAGCAAAATTTAATTATTCCCCCAGTAGACGCGAATGGTTTTGAGTTATACGAAAAAACCAATTTTGAACAAAACAAGCTCACATTTTGAGAAGAATTTGCTGACTTAGATAGCGATGAAGATGGCGAATTTGACGGTGAAATAAGTAATTTGAAACTTGATTTTGATGATTTTTTAGAAGAATTAACTCCAGAAGATACTTGAGATTACACACAACGTTCTAATAAAAAAATTTATGATGATTTATTTGCGCAAGCAAAAACATTTATGCTTGAAGAAGTTTTTCACGCTAATAAAGATAGTGCAAAAACAATAAACACAATGCAAACTGCAGAAAAAGTAGCTGCCGAGATGGCTCAGTTAATGGCTGACGACCAGGTGCGTTATATTTTTAATCCTGTTTTGATTTACCCCTATAATATAGGCAAATACGATGACGAGTTCGTTTTAAAATCCAATTTATTTGCCTATGATAAAGAAAAAAGAGAAGCTTATTTGATTCGTTATAAAGCGAGCAATTCGGTAGAAGATTACTTAAAAGTTAATTGGTGTTATGAAGTTGCTAATCGACTTAATTTTAGAATTGACAGTTTTAAAATGTTGCTTTTTGATAATTCAGTTCGATTTACTAAGCGAGGTAAAGTCTCTTATTTAATTACAAGTGCAGCAAACGCTAATAAAACCGCGAAAAACAAGAGTTTTCTTAGTGGTAAAAAGCAAGACCCTGAACTTTTGAGAAAAGCTATGTACGCAATAAATACAGGTCTTTTTTACACTTCAGAATTTGTAAATCATCCTTTAACTTTTAAACATGCTGTAATCGAAGGTAAACCTTTAAAGCCCTATCGATTGAAAGCAAAAACAACTGAATGTATTTTTACAAATGGGGGCGAAGATTACAATGAAGAAGGAGCTTTTGGCGACTTTGATACGCAGGTACAAAAAATTATTTCAGGATACTATACTCTGTTACCCCAATATAGTAATAACAAAAATGAAATAGCAATGCCAAATGACTTTCATAAAGTTTATGGCTCGCAAAAAGATGCAAAAAAACAAATTATTGCTCAATATTTAGGTGTGAATAACTTTTATTCGTTTGGTACGTTAAAAAGAATTACAAACGCACTAACACAAGATCAACTTGATGAACTAAAAAACATAATTCAAAATCTTAAAAAAAGAGAAAACTTTTTTTCTGAAACTGCTTTAACTTTGCTTTCTCAATATTTTAAGAAAGATAAAAAATATGTTTGATATGACTATGAGGGTGTTTCATCTGTTGCGCCAATCCTTGATAATATGCTGCACTATCAACAAGTTACTAATCAAGTGAGTATCATTAGAACAATAAATGGCAAAATTATTAGTGAAGAGAAAAAAATAGCTGACAATATTGTAAAAGATCCAAAAAATCTAGATTTAGCAGATTTAGTTGACAATATTTTAAAAGTTTATAGCAATCGTGCTGATTATTATGTTGTCTACAACAAGAGTTATGAAAACACAAGAAATTTAGATATTTTTCACGCAGTTGACAGAACTTTTGCGTTAAATAAAGATCACGACTTAATTAAAAAAATTAAGGACCTAGGTATCAATTCACCTTTAGATCTTGCGGCGATTGTAGAGCATATTCAGAATCATACTTTAGATTTAATGGATTTTTTGAAGCAGACTCCAGCTGCAAATCAATTTTGTTTTCCAATAAATTCAGATCTTATTAATTATGAAAATAGAACAAAAAATGACATTGTCTTGAAATTGCCAAAAACTAAAACTGAATTTCAAAAAAACAAGTCTATCAATTTGGAATTTTATGATGTGACAAGTAAAGGTTTTGCTGTTTCAACGTTTTTCTTGTATGAATTGCTAGGTAAAAAAAGTATAAAATCTATTGAAAAATTAATTACCAAAAATAATTTAAAACTCAAATACAGTGAATATTTTAAAGAATACAAAAATCTTGATGTGCGGAATGGTTCGATGGCGATGACTTTAGCTAACAATCGTTATCTTGGTCTTATTGGTGATAATGAGTGAGGCGCTAACGTTGTTCAATTACAAGAATATTGCCAAAATGATGTGGTGGCTATGCTTGTAACTTTTAGTTTCTTTGAAACTATCATCGCTGATGTGTTTCCTCGGATCAAAGATTATGCTTATAAACTTAACAAGGATGATGTTATCAAATTTAATCCAGAAACATTTGATGTTGAAATTGTGGATAGATAG
- the rplT gene encoding 50S ribosomal protein L20: protein MRVKGGTVTRARRKRWLKHAKGYWGHKSIGFKIAKEAVVKSWTYAFRDRKQVKRNFRKLWIARINATVRAQNLTYSQFINGLKKANVEINRKMLSELAINQPQAFNQLVEMVKNHK from the coding sequence ATGAGAGTAAAAGGCGGAACAGTCACTAGAGCAAGACGCAAAAGATGATTAAAGCACGCAAAAGGATACTGAGGACACAAGTCAATTGGCTTTAAAATTGCTAAGGAAGCAGTTGTTAAGTCATGAACTTATGCCTTTAGAGATCGTAAGCAAGTAAAACGTAACTTTAGAAAACTTTGAATCGCGCGTATTAACGCAACTGTAAGAGCACAAAATCTTACTTATTCACAATTTATTAATGGACTTAAAAAAGCTAACGTTGAAATTAATCGTAAAATGTTATCAGAATTAGCAATTAACCAACCACAAGCTTTTAACCAACTCGTTGAAATGGTAAAGAACCACAAATAA
- the rplL gene encoding 50S ribosomal protein L7/L12, which translates to MAKLEKVAFIEALKEMSIKEVMELVEAMKEEFGIDPSAVAVAAGPAAGAEAEEKSTVSVVITADNGKKLPIVKVVKELLNLPLMDANKLVSALPATVKENIPAAEAEEIKAKLVEAGASVDIK; encoded by the coding sequence ATGGCAAAATTAGAAAAAGTAGCTTTTATCGAAGCTTTAAAAGAAATGTCAATTAAAGAAGTTATGGAACTTGTTGAAGCAATGAAAGAAGAGTTCGGCATCGACCCTTCAGCAGTTGCTGTAGCAGCTGGTCCAGCTGCTGGTGCAGAAGCAGAAGAAAAATCAACAGTTTCAGTTGTTATTACCGCTGACAACGGTAAGAAATTACCAATTGTTAAAGTAGTTAAAGAATTACTTAACTTACCATTAATGGATGCTAACAAACTTGTTTCAGCTCTTCCAGCAACAGTAAAAGAAAATATTCCTGCTGCAGAAGCTGAAGAAATTAAAGCTAAACTTGTTGAAGCTGGTGCTTCAGTTGACATTAAATAA